One Phoenix dactylifera cultivar Barhee BC4 chromosome 8, palm_55x_up_171113_PBpolish2nd_filt_p, whole genome shotgun sequence genomic window carries:
- the LOC103708670 gene encoding putative pentatricopeptide repeat-containing protein At1g09680: MGTDPDARAYGMVIIEWCKRGRLEEAWGIIEEMRGRNVIPHISSVNVLLRSLSERGEMGRAVKLLRDIPGMGCSPNFMSYSAVINRLCGYGGRMGTVEKLVVEMMRKGHRPDRTMYSLMVEGYCVDGEIEMAVGVFRGIMEEGFVITLGGFEALVEGLCRSGREGEAEMVFEEMRRRWDGVGARF, from the coding sequence ATGGGAACGGATCCGGACGCGAGGGCATACGGCATGGTCATCATCGAATGGTGCAAAAGGGGAAGGCTCGAGGAGGCGTGGGGAATTATAGAAGAGATGAGGGGCAGAAATGTCATTCCGCATATTTCCAGCGTCAACGTCCTCCTACGGTCGTTGTCGGAAAGGGGAGAAATGGGAAGGGCGGTGAAACTTTTGAGGGATATTCCGGGAATGGGATGTTCTCCTAATTTCATGTCTTATAGCGCGGTGATCAATAGGCTTTGTGGGTACGGGGGCAGAATGGGAACGGTGGAGAAACTTGTGGTGGAGATGATGAGGAAGGGGCACCGGCCGGATAGGACGATGTATAGTTTGATGGTGGAGGGGTATTGTGTGGATGGGGAGATTGAAATGGCCGTAGGGGTATTTCGGGGCATCATGGAGGAGGGCTTTGTGATTACTTTGGGTGGGTTTGAGGCTTTGGTCGAGGGGTTGTGTAGGAGTGGGAGGGAAGGCGAGGCCGAGATGGTATTTGAAGAAATGCGCAGGAGATGGGATGGGGTTGGTGCTCGATTTTGA